Proteins encoded in a region of the Saccharothrix ecbatanensis genome:
- the aroA gene encoding 3-phosphoshikimate 1-carboxyvinyltransferase, translating into MTQQWSAPTAHGPVHATVPVPGSKSITNRALVLAALADRASTVHAPLRSRDTNLMAAGLQSLGVGFADGPDGSWLVTPGAMRGPAQVDCGLAGTVMRFLPPAAALAVGDVTFDGDPHARTRPMTTILDALRALGADVEGGSLPFTLHGKGGVAGGVVTIDASASSQFVSGLLLSGARYESGVTVRHDGKPLPSMPHIEMTVAMLREAGVVVDDASPNEWRVEPGAITGRDWHVEPDLSNATPFLAAAAVTGGEVTIPGWPARTTQPGGAARDLFERMGCAVTLTDAGLTLSGPEKLVGVDVDLKDESELTPTVAALAALATGPTRIRGVAHIRGHETDRIAALVTEINRLGGQAEETDDGLVITPRPLRGEVWQAYADHRMATAGAIIGLVVEGVSVDDIGSTTKTIPDFPGMWTTMLGTSMHGTR; encoded by the coding sequence ATGACTCAGCAGTGGTCCGCTCCCACCGCCCACGGCCCTGTCCACGCGACGGTACCCGTGCCCGGTTCAAAGTCGATCACCAACCGGGCGCTCGTGCTGGCCGCCCTGGCCGACCGCGCGTCCACCGTGCACGCCCCTTTGCGCAGCCGTGACACCAACCTGATGGCCGCCGGGCTCCAGTCCCTCGGCGTCGGATTCGCCGACGGCCCGGACGGGTCGTGGCTGGTCACACCCGGTGCGATGCGCGGTCCGGCGCAGGTCGACTGCGGGCTGGCGGGCACCGTCATGCGCTTCCTGCCGCCCGCCGCGGCGCTGGCCGTCGGCGACGTCACGTTCGACGGGGACCCCCACGCGCGGACCCGTCCGATGACCACGATCCTGGACGCGCTGCGGGCGTTGGGCGCCGACGTGGAGGGCGGTTCGCTGCCGTTCACGCTGCACGGCAAGGGCGGGGTGGCCGGCGGTGTGGTCACCATCGACGCGTCGGCGTCGTCCCAGTTCGTGTCCGGGCTGCTGCTGTCGGGCGCGCGTTACGAGAGCGGCGTGACCGTGCGGCACGACGGGAAGCCCCTGCCCTCGATGCCCCACATCGAGATGACCGTGGCGATGCTGCGCGAAGCAGGTGTCGTCGTGGACGACGCGTCGCCCAACGAGTGGCGGGTCGAGCCGGGCGCCATCACGGGCCGCGACTGGCACGTCGAGCCGGACCTGTCCAACGCCACGCCGTTCCTCGCGGCGGCGGCCGTGACGGGCGGCGAGGTGACCATCCCCGGCTGGCCCGCGCGGACCACCCAGCCCGGCGGCGCGGCACGCGACCTGTTCGAGCGCATGGGTTGCGCGGTAACGCTCACGGACGCCGGTCTGACGTTGTCGGGTCCCGAGAAGCTGGTCGGCGTGGACGTGGACCTCAAGGACGAGAGCGAGCTGACGCCGACCGTGGCGGCCTTGGCGGCGCTCGCCACCGGCCCGACCCGGATCCGCGGCGTCGCGCACATCCGCGGCCACGAGACGGACCGGATCGCCGCGCTCGTCACCGAGATCAACCGGTTGGGCGGCCAGGCGGAGGAGACCGACGACGGCCTGGTCATCACGCCGCGACCGTTGCGCGGTGAGGTGTGGCAGGCGTACGCGGACCACCGCATGGCGACCGCGGGCGCGATCATCGGGCTGGTGGTGGAGGGCGTGTCCGTGGACGACATCGGGTCTACGACCAAGACGATCCCGGACTTCCCCGGGATGTGGACAACGATGCTGGGGACGTCGATGCACGGGACGCGCTGA
- the rsgA gene encoding ribosome small subunit-dependent GTPase A: MTRGDWRRLDESDVRVRPGKGTRPRSKRRPEHADAVPAMVVGVDRGRWTCAMDGDPNRLVIAMRARELGRTPVVVGDNVGLVGDTSGQPDTLARIVRVDERRSVLRRTADDNDPFERVVVANAGQLVIVSALADPQPRRGFIDRCLVAAYAGGLEPLLCLTKSDLAPPDELLAAYAELSLPVVVTRSDEYPEELRARLVNRLSALIGHSGVGKSTLVNKLVPDAHRAVGVVSGVGKGRHTSTQTVALPLPEGGWAVDTPGIRSFGLAHITPDDIVGSFPDMKAMAEECPPGCNHQGPPDDPDCMLDELVRTGEASPGRLESLRRLLESRSKLEEYD; the protein is encoded by the coding sequence GTGACACGCGGCGACTGGCGGCGACTGGACGAGTCCGACGTGCGGGTGCGGCCGGGCAAGGGGACCCGGCCGCGCAGCAAGCGCCGGCCGGAGCACGCGGACGCGGTGCCCGCCATGGTCGTCGGGGTGGACCGCGGCCGGTGGACGTGCGCGATGGACGGCGACCCGAACCGGCTGGTCATCGCCATGCGGGCACGGGAGCTGGGCCGCACGCCGGTCGTGGTGGGCGACAACGTCGGCCTGGTCGGCGACACGTCCGGTCAGCCGGACACGTTGGCCCGGATCGTGCGGGTGGACGAGCGGCGGAGCGTGCTGCGGCGGACGGCGGACGACAACGACCCGTTCGAGCGGGTGGTGGTGGCCAACGCCGGGCAGCTGGTGATCGTGTCGGCGTTGGCGGACCCGCAGCCGCGCCGCGGTTTCATCGACCGCTGCCTGGTCGCCGCGTACGCGGGTGGGCTGGAACCGTTGCTGTGCTTGACGAAGTCCGACCTGGCCCCACCGGACGAGCTGCTCGCCGCGTACGCCGAACTGTCGCTGCCGGTCGTGGTGACGCGTTCCGACGAGTACCCGGAGGAGCTGCGCGCCCGGCTGGTGAACCGGCTGTCCGCGTTGATCGGGCACTCGGGGGTGGGCAAGTCGACCTTGGTGAACAAGCTGGTGCCGGACGCCCACCGGGCCGTGGGTGTGGTCAGCGGCGTGGGCAAGGGCCGGCACACGTCCACCCAGACCGTCGCGCTTCCGCTGCCCGAGGGTGGCTGGGCCGTGGACACGCCGGGCATCCGCTCGTTCGGGCTCGCGCACATCACGCCCGACGACATCGTCGGCTCGTTCCCGGACATGAAGGCGATGGCCGAGGAGTGCCCGCCCGGCTGCAACCACCAGGGCCCGCCCGACGACCCGGACTGCATGCTCGACGAACTCGTCCGCACCGGCGAAGCCTCCCCCGGCCGCCTCGAATCCCTCCGCCGCCTCCTGGAGTCCCGCAGCAAACTGGAGGAATACGACTAA